The Colius striatus isolate bColStr4 chromosome 13, bColStr4.1.hap1, whole genome shotgun sequence genome includes the window CTTCTTATTGCCCATTTTTGGAGACTGGGTTAAATCTTGATGCAGGAGCCTGAAGATTCCTTCCAGTTACTTGCATTGTCTATTTTAACACATTATTCTACAATGGTGTCTATATCAGGTGTTGAATACTGAGTATCCAAGGCTTTGAATGCAGGTTTTCTGTCTGGAAACATACTGTGCAATTTCATCAGTAAGACTTTCTCTgcaattgttttaaaaacatcccTGACTCGCTCTCCATGTATCTAACCAGGCCAGTGGAACCTGTGCTCTATCCCCCTTTCACTGTTTCTCATTATGTCCTTAACTGCCTCCACTCCCAAGCAATGTGGCTGGGGGCTCTGAACCAGTTGTGTCTCCTGCCAGAGCTCTCCCAAGCTGTGGAGCACAGAGCAATTCCAGGGAATAGAGAGACAACACCTCCTCTAGCCTCATCTCAGCTGTGAGAAGGCAGCCCTGCTACAATGACATGCTGGTCTGATTCAAAGGCTCCACCACACTCCTCACAAGCTGCTTCACTGGCTCAGACTGGATCTGCATTCCTACTTGCCTTAGATCAAGGAAGCAGCCTTCAGGATATCCATATGAAGCCTCCTGTCCAGAGAGGCCTCTCACCCACTTGCACACCTCTCAGCAGCCCCAAGGAATGACCAGCTCCTGGATTCCATTCGCACCCCCTTTGCTTGGCAGCTCCAAGTCCTTACCTTCTAATATCGAAAATGCTCACCAGGTATAgcaactttcctttttctgatgGAGGATGTGGGGTATTGCAAGCAAAGATGAAATCTCACTCACATGTTCCTCTGTCCTAATTAAGTGTCAGCATCTGCCTGAAAGAAGAGAGTAGCAGTGAATCCATCTCTATTCCTAAAGATAACTGGTAGATTTGTTGACATTTGAAGATGCTTGAATGCAGCTATATAAAATGAAGAGTCAGGTCTAGAGTGGCAAGGAATGAAGGGGCTAGGATGACTCTACTCTTGTCCTGCAGGAGTTAAAACTCCCCAGGGTCAGGTTTAGGGCTTGGCAATCCCATGGGTCCCTATGTCCCCCTGGCAAGTTGTAACAAGGGGCTCTACATGTGGGCTGTCACTCTGCAACCCTTCCACCTCTGCCCAGTTAAGGGGCATTTCATCCAGGAGTTGCCCTAACAGCTGAAGAAGGCAAAGGAAAGAAGCCAAGGGCAAGGAAAAGAGTCCTGGTCCTCACCAGGGAAACAGAACAAACCGCATGAGACACTGCAGAGGATTACAGGTTTTTATTTGTCAAACATTCCCCCCTAGTCTAGCACATTCTACAGTCTTGCTAGCACAGATGGTAACAAAGAGCCTGTAATGGTTCAGAAGTTACACTGCTACAGAgagcaaacaaaagcagagatttattatgtaaaaaaaaattactgtgagCAATGGGTGCCAGAGTGCAGAGAGGAtgggctgggagctgtgtgagctggggctgtgagaggatgggctgggagctgtgtgagctggggctgtgagaGGATGGGCTGGGAGCTGTatgagctggggctgtgagaggatgtgctgggagctgtgtgagctggggctgtgagaGGATGcgctgggagctgtgtgagctggggctgcctgccCTGTGTGCAGCACACCTCTGCACCAGCAGCGCAGAAACCCTTCCTGGTATCACACCAGGTGAAGACCACTGTGCTGGAAGCCCCATTTCACAGAACCATCCCCACTGCCTTATTAAGAGGGTCTCTTTCTGGAGTGATCTATCTACACAGCCAAAGACAGCTTGGGGAGCACCATGACACCAGCTGCAAACATTCCTTCTACCACACACCTCAGCCAGAGCCATAAacacaccagcagcagctttcaccttcagctcctgctgcctcttctcCCTGCTTCATACCACAGTATCCCATCAGATTTTGATACCATCAGAGATTGTTTTCCAAAGGCCACAGACACACTGGAGTGTGGGGTGAGACAAAGGCTACTGAAGAGAGGGGATCCCCTTCCTTGAAGGGCAAGCGACTGCAGTGATGGGTTATCACATGCTACTGAGCTTTCATATGGACAGATCTTTCAGGCTTCAGGAGTGATCTCTTGCTTGCTTTTCCCCACATGAATTAGAACAGGTTTTTCATTAGATATGCAACTGAAGCAAACCCTAAGCTATCCCTGTTCGTGCCCATGCCCCAAAGTTGATTGCTTcgttgtgttttgtttggtttgggggtttgtttttcaaTAATGGGTCCAAGCTTGCACATTATTTTTGTGACAGCCCAGGACACCACTCCCAAGGCACTCCTAGCATGGCACCAGACACAGGTTTCTCATTCCTGGAGCAAGGTTAGCCCTGAAGCATTTGAGTGTGGCTAGAAATCAGCAactaagaaagagaaaattaacaAATGATGAACGACACAAAAGCTTTCTAGgcatttcctttggaaaagtTGATTAGCACTACTTGCTTCTAGTGTGAGCCTCGTTTATGAATACACCTGGGCTCTGGAATGCTCCCACTGCTTTCATTCCTCTCACTCACCAGGATAAATTCCactgctgcacagggaaggggaTGCCATGTTTTTAGACACACCAATAAGGAAAATTAAGGGCTCCAAGAAGCTTTCAATGGCCCCAGCTCTCACAGGAAGCTGGGAAGTAAAATATGCTCAAGTTAGAAAGTTATAAAGAAGGTTCAAGCAATTTCCTAAACCCAGGTGTAAATAAAAGCAACAAGTCTGCCTCCTGCTAGGCTCCATGGGCCTAGTCACATGAATCCTTCCCAGCCCAGAGCTACATGATGGCTTCATACAGTGAAAGATGGCATTTGATTCTCTGGAGAATGCATACGGCATAATGTAAGGCTTCATGCCAAGAGTCCCCTGCCTAATGCCCTCAGGCATTTATCCAGGAGCATCACTCCCCACACCACTGGCCCCTTCTCTCCCCACCCAGCTCACAACTGCTCTTGAAATCTCAACCCAACCCTAAATTAGAGCAAAAAATAGCCCACAAGCACACGGCCTGCAGTGCTAACACAGAACAAAGATCCACTGAGACACTCCTGAATCCAGCAGCAGTCAGTAGCAAACACTTTGGGCACGAACACAACAAACTGGACAAGTATTGAGCAACATCCTGCCAGGTACAGCCTCTCAGCAAGTAGCAGTTTAGGAACTTTAAAGTCTCCTGTGTCCTATGAAGAAATATCCCAGTCTAGAAAAGCTCTAGGTTTATGAAAAGGAAGTTATTTGTGAAGGGGCTGGAAAACTCCCAAATTGTCTGCATCCCTGTCCTCTATGCCATGACCCAAGCTATCCTGCTACACATACAAATGAGAAACTGAGTTGCCTGACTGAGCCTCTGACATGACATTCATGGTTTATCGAGCACTCCTGGAACACCATCAATCAGTCTTCTGAACACCATCCTCGTCACCAGAGCACTCTCAAGGCTTCTTGAGTCACCACCAGCTCCTGTTGTGTTGGGGAAACAGAGAGTATCTGCACAGACTGGTGCAAGTCAGAGATGTAACTGTGAGAACACTGCTTCAGCTGAACTCCAGCCAGAGGTGCTCCTGTCTGCAGTGCTGTCCCCAGAACAGGCAATTCTGCAGGACTCTGGCCTGAAAAGAAAGTAGAGAGGTGTTCTATTCTGTACTGAAAGGACAGGCTCTCTCATGCACTCACACTGCAGGACAGCAGCCACCATAAGCCCTGGTgtgcctgcactgcagctccttcagctgaaGCAGGATGAGGCCACGTAGCAGCTGAGCATGGCTGATTTCCCCAGGGTGTACCTGAGTGCTCAGAGCCAGGCTCCCTACAGTCAGAGACCAGGCCAGGTCCTCAGTGCTGTTACACCCAGGGGACACCTTGCAATAGCCTGAGGACAGCACTTCTTCCCCACAGACCAACAGAAACACAGACTAGCAGGTCTGAAGCACTAATTGCTAATATTGTCCTTCCTATTGTTTTGGGCATCATTTTCATGAGATGGGCTGGAGATTCACACATAACATGACCCCACATACTGGTGTCTTGACCTCTTATACATGGCTGTGAAGCACAGGCAGCCAGTCAACTTGCTCTGGTGATGATGAGATTCATTTCCACTCAGGGTGTGAAATAACAAGGTGGTATATTATGTGCCAAATAACACAAATCCTGCCAGATCTGTGAGGTGCAGCCCAGAATGGCCAATTCTCACACGTGGCACATGCCATCAGGTGTTGGTGGAAAGGGTATCTATCCATTTGTGTGATGAGCTAACTGCAGTGACAATAGATATCCATGACTGAAGTCTGCAAGACTGAGGATCCCAGCTTAGGATCTGCCTTTTTGTTTGTCACAAAGAGGCTTGGACAGAAACCCAGATCATGGGTAAGTACCAAACGTTACCACAATGAGGTCTGCCATGAATCAGCCTTCAGAGCAAAGGCTGTCAAAGTATTGAAAAGCTCTGATGGCAGATCATGGTACAGGTAAGACCTTTGAAGACTCTTTCTTGCAgagaaccagaaaaaaaacccattcctGTTCCAATTTCCACTCAAATGAAAATGCAATGAAACCCATGAAACCAGAGGGACAAGGTGGTAAGACAGTAATGGCTCACTGCACTGCATGACACAAATCTTCTGAATAGAACCCTCCTCTACCTTCAGAAAGGATTGGAGGGACTTTGACAGACCAAGCCTACCAGAACACTGTGGAAGCATCACTTCTCCCAGAGATCCTGCCACTGCAAACACGAACAAGGTGACAGGAACACGCCAGGTGATGCTCTGAACTAACCTCTTGACTCCTACCTTCTGTCCTACAAGAACAAAGAGACAGGGCAGGATCCCAGCCACATCCCCAAGGGTGTGCCTACAGGCTTcatcttccccagcagcagaagaaccttcagcaagaaaacaaaacccctcagaaactaaaaaagcGAGCAACCAAATAAAACTGATCACGCCTTCCATAAGGGCTACTCAGTGTCAGCAGATCTAGCACAGTCCAGCCCACAGCATCTCCTCAGCAGACTAGGGAATCTGCCCTACACCAGCAGCAGTTCAGGTGCCTCAGGGGTGAGCTGAGGATGAGTGTGCCGTTAGTGATTAGCgttcccttccctcctgctcGTGGCCTGGCGGGagggcccagcccaggagagCCCCAGTGCTCTGGCCGTGCCACACCACGCAAGCACCCGCTGCCTCTTCTGGGGACTGCAGCCACTCCCCACTTCCACCGGGGTGCCCTTCCCACTTTTCCAATGACATTCTCAGCTTCTTGCCTTAGGCTTGTCCCCTCTCATGCTGTAGTGTTATCTGAGGACAGATGCAGCAAATGTGGGGTTGTCTCTTTTTTAACccaataatttcattttcaattaaaatatataatatatattttaaaaggtttAGAAAAGCCTCTATGtaatttgcagctacttttacATATAGATTACAATAATGTACAACTCTTCTCCAAGGTGGTTTGAAACCACAGGGACCTACCAATTCTTTCTCCTCAGTCGTATATATTATCAAACATCAAATGTGTTTGTTCCTAACACAGCTCTGAAAAAGAAGTCTGTCACTGGTACTCTCTCAGAGGGAGAGATGCTTAATGGGGACACACTGAACATTGGCTTCATATTCACTGTAGAAAGTTCCCAGattagtaaaaaaatatttaatctatAGAAAATGCCCTTCTGAAAAGCAACCAGGGCTTGGTTAAGGCCACAACCAGGCTTTCCATTTCTCTGCTGTAGCAAGACAGATcggaaacaaacccaaaatgaTGGTTTTATGTCCCATAAACAGCTATTAGCACCTGTGCTTATTTTACAGTGGCCTGATGTATTGGGGGAGTGCTTAGAATAGCACAGGGACTTCTTGGAACATGCTTCTGATTCAACGGGGCTCAGCTGGCACAGTGAAAAACTCAAGTGTCCTCCTGTTCCATGCAGGTGGACAAGAGGAAGCCTTCCACACCACAACCACCACCCCTCCCTGCAGAACAACCATGGTGCTCCAGAGATGGGCACACTGAAACCAGCTCCTAAAACAGTGCACCCTTTTCCCACAGGGGTTCCACTAAAAAGCTCCAATAGCTCTGCAAGTCTGTGGGACACCAAGTACACATCTAGTGACTTAATCAAAACGTCCAACTACTTCGCCCCAGAGGGCAAGGCaagtgagagcagagccagcccTCTGCCACTCCGAGGCACTGGGAGACCTTCTGCCATAGCAGAGAGAGGACAGCTATTGAGAGATTCCTCCAGCAAACCCAACTCTTCCCATGGGAAAACACTACTGCCTGGCACAGAGTCTTCTGGCCGAGGCTGTTCCCAGGGCTCCTCTTTGGACACATGCAGCCCAGGGTTTCTCCAGGTGGTTCAAGGCAGGGTCAGATTTGTAGGAAGAGCCGTGGCACATAACAGGATTATTATTTTTGAACTCCTCCTGTTGCAGCCAGATGCAGGTTGCCCCTTCTTCCCAGGTGGGCAGCCCCTTCTGCCCAAGGCGTGGTGTGCAGGGAAACCGAATCCAGCGTGCTCCATTCTTTTctctgctgggggtgggaagtgAAGTCAGAACCCGATGTTCAAAACCTGAAGGACactaggaagaagaaaaatagagagAATTGTTAGATCTCAGATTCAGTTGGAATCCTGGATGCACAGATAATGAGTTGATTACTATCAACCAGCCTCTACTGCTCAAAGGGTGTCAACTTCCAGCAAGGAACAAACACAGATCATGAGATATCTTGGTCAACCAAGATCCAAGGGGAGACCTTGGCCAACAGAGAGTCAAGGGGAGGATGAAACTGCTCATCTCCAAGCTTCAGAGTATCAAAATCACAAAGCTCAAAAGTAAGCACTCCTCCTCTAAGGTGATGACATCGACAAAGCCCTGCCAGATAAGAAGGTTTAAAGAAGCACTTGGCTAACAGCAGAAGCATTGCAGGAAAGcagcaaggaaaaggaaaattgaCCCTTCTCAGGTCTTCTGCCCCACCTCAATGAAGGTGCCACAACTCGTTCAAATGAGCCCTGGAATAGCCTTAAGCAGACTTAACACACTGACATAAAACCTTCACCATGGGTCTATGATCCACTTTGGAAGGCAGAATAGTGAGATAAAGGTAGGACACCCCATCAGTTGCATTCAGTAATAGCAAGCATGAactaggaaagcagctgtaagaAAGAATCAGCTCTGAACAAGAAAAGATAGCAACTTAAAACAGAAGCCAGAGCAGCAGGTTACTTTGGGAAACTGCAAGTTGACAAGGGattgatttatttattaatgttCTAGTAGACAAAAAATACACTGTTTGCACCAAAGGGAATTAGATAGAGCACAGCAAGAAAGCCAGGAGTCCAGATGAAGCTGGACAAGGGATAAAGAGCTCTGCAGGCTATGAAGCTATAGGAGTCTAATTGAAAAACTAAAGTTCAGCAGTATCCACCAGAAGAGTGGGGGGGACTTTACATTTGTCATTGAGGCACAAACTGTACCATTGTATAAAAGCAGCCATTCTGTTCCTAGGTATTCCTCCTACTGGCTTGCAGCAATGCATAACAGAGGCAGATGAGCAAGCCCACAGTCCCTGAGCTGCTCAGAGGCAGGCGGGTGGCCACCCACGCTTCACACGACCAGAATGGAGGACATTTACATTAAGTGCTGATGGCAAGAGTGTGTGCCCAGGATTGAGCACCTGCATGCCACAGTCTAATTCCAGCTCTGGCTACCCTTCTTCCATGATCTTGCTCACCAAGGTTCCTGTAAGTCACTCTGTATGGCTTGAACATCCATTGTCTCAACCAGTGAACAGCAGCTTTACAACTAAGTGAGCAGCAGCTACCagacatcagcagcagaaactgTAGAACTCAGACTCCTGGTGAAGTTGTGGACAAGCTCTTTAGCATTTAACTTGCAAgaacttagggaaatggtctagtggttgataggccTAGGATAaaggttggactcaatgatcttaaaggcctcttccagttgaaactattctatgattctatgattctataatggGATAAAATCATGTCAGGTTTGAGCATCATGAGTAGTATCAACTAGTTTGTGTCTTCAAGGGCTGTAGAGAGACTAAGTACTTATTGCTAACGATCTTCTCTTGCCTACAAAACGAAACTCAGCTCCAGTTTCATTCTAGCTGTTCAAACCACAGAGTGTGGTCACTGCCATTTATTGATGAACAGTTTTTGCTTGGTGTTAGACCCATAACTGACCCAGAAGGGTGCAGGTTAAGCTCACAGTAGCTACTCAGAAGGACAGCTTTAGATTAGtaattaacacagaaaaaaatccatggtcacagaaaggaataaaggaaaaaagcttgGCACACTGAATCTAGGTATAGTGTCACCCATGCCTTCCCTGAATAGTGATTTCCAAATAGATACCCTCATAGTTCACTGCAGTAACAGgtagagaagaaagagaagtcaCAATCCTGATCTTCTCACAGATGCTGCTGTCTGCAGCTCGCTTGGTTTTGGAACTAGTAAATTTGAGAAGACTTGTAAATTTGCCTTCTTTCCCCAGGGTCCTTCCAGGCCTCCAGGAACACTCCTCTTTCTCTCTACGTGCACTCTGTTCCCCCTTTCTTGGAAACTTGACTCACCTCTCTGTGTTAGCAGCACAATACTTGCTCACCTCTAAGGAAAATGCTCCCCCCTTCATCCCTCTCCATGGATTCCACAATAAAGGCAAAACTGAAAAGCTTTGCAAAGctcagaaaaagcaaatataatCTAAGTGTGGCATAAAAAGCTTGAAACAAAGCACGTTGAACAAGGTGTCACTTCTCCTCCGAGGGCAGTACTGCTGCGAGTTTCCCGCGAGGCACGCACGAGCTATGCTTTCTGCTGAAACTGGCTCAGAACCTGTTCCAGATCTCACTCCTTTCTCAGAGAGCACATGTCCAGCATATTTCCCAGAAAGTATTCCTATAATTTCAGGCATGGAACAAAGCAAATCCAGGGTTTTAAACATCAGAAAGCCTCTCTGTTTTGATCCGGCAATTCATACGCTCAGTACTGAATAACAATACAGAACATATCCATGCTGTTAGGTGCCCATGGTCTCCTTAAGCATTTGATTATAGCCACATCTTCACCAGTACTAGACCTTATCTTTTAATAAACATTCCCTCAGCTTCCCTGCTTTACACTCTTAAAAATCTATGCCTGGTATTCTGTAGATAGAGATCTTGTCTATCCCCCAGGTAATTACATGTATCCAGGACTGCAGGACAGCTTACATACAAAAGCACTCCTGTGAAAAACATCTCACCCTGTAAAGTCAATGTATTCCCCAAATATGACATGGCCTATTCTATCATGGCACGCCAAAAATAGAGACAACCTCACAACAGCTCAGAATAAAATACAACGGAAACACTGCTCAAAAGGCCATAGCCTCTGTCACTAACTTGCAACCAGTCCTGACATGGATGAAGGATGTCAATGTTTTGTCAACCAAACACATCTTTGAAATCAAAGCTGAGTTTCCATATCCACCTGAAGTTACGATATTCAGTGCAAGGTCTTCCCATAGCCAAAGCAGTATCTGCCATTTGCCCTTACTTCTGCTTGCTCAGTTGGCCAAGATTAGGAGTTGAATTTGCAACACTCACAAATACCATATCTGCCTCCTGAACAGGAGATATTCTTGGTAAGGCTTTTGCTTTCCAACTAATATCCACCCTATGCTCCAGTCCATAAAAGAAATTGTCTATTTTCTGTTAGCTAACTGAGCTTCAAGCACAAAGGATGCCTTCAGCTCCTTTTCTGGAGTTCAACTGCCTCAGTGTTGAATGGTTTCAAACCAGGGTGTCACTCCCTCAGAGAATAAGACATTTTTAACTCTTGCTCTCATATCTCTTTCGTCAGAGTCACTGTAGAAACTGTTGTGGGAATATAAAAGATCCCTGAAGAGGCTGCTTTGCTGTGCATGGAACAGCACTAACACATCCATCACCTCCACCACACAATCCCCTTTCCCACTCCATTAATGAGTACATCAGCATTACAGTAGTTAATGCTGATAAACCAGACTTTACAGACACTACCTCAGACAAGGGAAGGGCAGAAGGTCTGATAACTGGGAGTGATTGTGTCCTGCTACACACAAGGCAAAGCAGACAGTCATGACACAGCCACACTCTGCAACTACACATACTAGGAAATTTTGCAAGGATAATAATAACCTGGATAGAAACACAGCGTGCTTGGCTCAGTTCCACTGCTCTGTATATACAGCATCATGTCTTTATTTATGGAATCAGCATATGCTCTTGCATCAACTTCACAGCTATAGGTACTGCATAGCAGAGACCACTGTCCTGTACTGCAGTCATCTTTGGTATAGAGAGATAAAAGGAGTTTAATTCAGCTTGCTGCTCTGCTCATTAAGAATTTCACTTCTCAGTAAGTTAAATCTACCTACCTtcacacaggttttttttttctccttctaaaAGGAAGTGTGGTTGTCCCAGAAGCTTTTTACTCAAAGAGCATCTGTGCTTCCAAAGAGGTATCTCTAActgctgcagagttgggcataGGAACAATTCCAGAAAGGGCTGTTCCCACTGGAGTGCTAGAGCTTTTTACATAACTACACCTACCTTTTTGTGCTCCTGAAGTTAACTTGGTACCCAGGTATGGCTGGAGGCCTGCGAGGTGCTGGGATAGCTGGGAGTAGACAGAATGGGTTCAAAATTAAAGTCCAGTCCTTCTCCATCCATCAGTTCACTGTTGATTATGTAATCCATATCACATTCAAGGTTCTCCATATACATGTCAAGGTCCAGGTCAATGGGCAGCCTGTCCTGGTTCAACCCCAAGGGAGCAGGGCTagcagaagaaagcagcagcGGACTGCCCAGCTGGACTGACTGGACAGTTGTTGTGGGTACTGGAGCCTTCAAACTGGTGATGCTGGCAGTGTTTTGAGGAGATGTTACTAGGGGAAGCGTTGATGGCAAAACACTGGCACTGACTGactctgcctgctgctctgtAGGCTTTCCTCGTGGATTGCCTGAGCCCATCTTACTCTGGGTGGTTTGTCCACCTAGAAGCAGAAGAGTTCGGCTGCTCATCCTGTTACCAGTCTGTGGGAGAACTGGATCCACCTGAGTCATCATAACATCCCTTGGAGGCGGAGAGCTGGGTGTCAGAAGAGCTTCCAAGGTCTGAGGGGTAGAGAAATGGCTGACAGAACTTTGCAGTGAGATATCAACAGGGTTAAAAAGGGAACTGCCAAAAGTAGTGGTCTGACCAGCTGCATTTGGGCTCCGCAAGGAAAAGCTGGTATCTCTCTGGATCTGACCACTCGAGGCAGATTGCTGGGTAGATAACACAGATGACCTGGGAGACATCAAATTTAACCCATCAATGAGCTCAAGCTCCTCAGTCACAGTTGGTGGAACATTGCTGGATGCACTGGAGTACACTAGAGAAGGAAGTAGCTCTTCATCGTGGAGGTCATCCTGCTCAGTCAGGATAGGAGAGAGCCTGGCACTAATGGTGCTTGCGTTGGAACTGGTTCGAGGCCGGAAGGTGTTCCACACGTCAGAGTCCTCATTGCTTCTTGAGGATGGGCTCCCAGGCCACTTAGGGAATTGGGAGCTAGGACTGTCAGCAGTGGATTCTGGAGCAGACTGGAGAGGAGGCTTCTTTTTGGATGCTTTACCTCTGACTTTTGCTAGTTTGCTGCTGTTGTCCATGGAGGCAGCTCTTCTTCTTGGTGCTTTTCCACTTTTACCACCCTCAGGATTGAGCATCCACCAAGAGCTCTTCCCTGTGGCTTCATTATGGACTTTAATAAACTTGCTGTGCAGGGACAGGTTATGTCTAATagagttctgaaaaaaaacaaacaaaccagaaacaaCTGAGATATGAAGACCTGACAGTTGACACACCTCCCACCTAGAAACCTCACAGGTATAAATGCATTCAGAGAGTATCCAGAAAGTTCTAACAAAGACCAGCCATAAAAACCTGTTGTTTCTGCTTGAACTTGCCTGACAGCACAGCAAGCAGTGCCATGTCTCACTGCAGCACCAAGGGCGAAACTGCCATGACAACTAGCAGCTTCCAACTCACAAAATACTGACACAAAAGAACTTTTCAAGACCATACAGAATCTGCAAGAGCTACGCACACCACAGAGCAAGTAAGCAAATTCCCAAACACAGCTTGCAACTTCAACATGAGCCTAGCTGAATTTGAGCTAATGCTGCTCCCACCCTTCTGACAACCCCCATAGCCAGCATAAGCCTGGCTGAAGTTGTTAATTTTTTATACGTCTGGCTTTCAAGCGGATtcaagcacagcacagcagtgaaATAAAGCAAACTGGACGAAGAGAAACAGTAAAACAGCTCTGATTAGGTATGATCATTACCATCTTCATCTCAAAACCagagaaacaagagagaaaTTCCTGGAGCTTCACTCTGCAAGGAGGCAGAACTCCTTCCTGGGTGCATTTCTCAGGGGTAAGATGTTCAGTGGATAGTGCACTCCCACACAGAACATGTCAGTTTTAGCCTCTCCAATCTTTCCGTTTGGCAAGGCACATATTCCTTGTCTCTCTCAACTTCCTCCTTTTGGTTTAGCTTTGCTGGAAACTGCAAGCTAATAAATCTGTACACCACCAAACTGAATTTTCATCCTGCAACTGATAAAACTCCCCAGAATTGGCAAGCAAGAACCTCGTTGTTTGAGTAGATCCTTCATAAACTCCCCTTGAGGCCTGTGTCATCCATTCGTTTGGTTTGCCATTGAATTAATTCAGATGGTCAAATCACACATTATTTAAAGTTGCTACACTGGTAGCAGCATAACAGCAATCCAAGCACAACACTTTCATATAAACTAAAAGGTATATAACAGCCTTCAGCTTTTGTGCATGCACTTTTAATTCTGAATAGTCAACTGTGCTTCTATCATCCTTTCCCATCACCTCTGAACACAGTTCtttcctgcctgctgctttccctctccccacccttttcctctcagacaAGTCCTCACCATGCTAATTTTGGCCACATCACCAAAAGTACTATCCTAGAACAAAGCAGTTGTAGATAAACAATGCAAGCAAAGTGGAAAGTTTtcaaggagaaggaaggagatgtGAGAATAATTCTGTTAGCTTTCATTTTAACCTTTGTCTGTTGAGAATTTGGAGAAGGCTGGCTGCTGTCTGTGATCAA containing:
- the FOXO4 gene encoding forkhead box protein O4, which produces MAEAGGAAAAPDIDPDFEPQSRPRSCTWPLPRPELPAAPAEAGGAAGAAEEGAGGAAAGPGRAEGARAGGAAARKGGSRRNAWGNQSYAELISQAIESAPEKRLTLAQIYEWMVRSVPYFKDKGDSNSSAGWKNSIRHNLSLHSKFIKVHNEATGKSSWWMLNPEGGKSGKAPRRRAASMDNSSKLAKVRGKASKKKPPLQSAPESTADSPSSQFPKWPGSPSSRSNEDSDVWNTFRPRTSSNASTISARLSPILTEQDDLHDEELLPSLVYSSASSNVPPTVTEELELIDGLNLMSPRSSVLSTQQSASSGQIQRDTSFSLRSPNAAGQTTTFGSSLFNPVDISLQSSVSHFSTPQTLEALLTPSSPPPRDVMMTQVDPVLPQTGNRMSSRTLLLLGGQTTQSKMGSGNPRGKPTEQQAESVSASVLPSTLPLVTSPQNTASITSLKAPVPTTTVQSVQLGSPLLLSSASPAPLGLNQDRLPIDLDLDMYMENLECDMDYIINSELMDGEGLDFNFEPILSTPSYPSTSQASSHTWVPS